The proteins below are encoded in one region of Pleuronectes platessa chromosome 12, fPlePla1.1, whole genome shotgun sequence:
- the LOC128453528 gene encoding homeobox protein Hox-D4b translates to MESYVVSCKYAEPQFPPCEEDYSNFTDQGGYYNNPQDSGSYGGGFQQPPPPPYTPQQTGYPHSVQGRPREDGEDHSQHQGASFPGYRDRDVPAKDKFPAGDLQCQAWMTCAKSVQVQRKTACQGRDKPPIVVYPWMKKVHIAHVNPNHTGPEPKRLRTAYTRQQVLELEKEFHFSRYLTRRRRVEVAHTLVLSERQVKVWFQNRRMRWKKDNKLPNTKGRSKNKRATDNNNNNINNSNSSSSSDHSDSGSTVKAVITV, encoded by the exons ATGGAGTCCTACGTGGTGAGCTGTAAATATGCTGAGCCGCAGTTCCCGCCTTGTGAAGAAGATTACAGTAATTTTACTGACCAGGGGGGGTATTACAACAACCCCCAGGACAGTGGTAGTTATGGAGGGGGCTTCCAACAACCCCCACCGCCTCCATACACACCACAACAAACCGGCTATCCTCACTCTGTGCAGGGGCGACCgcgggaggatggagaggaccACTCGCAGCACCAAGGTGCGAGCTTCCCCGGCTACAGGGACAGAGACGTCCCCGCGAAGGACAAGTTCCCCGCGGGTGACCTGCAGTGCCAGGCCTGGATGACGTGCGCGAAGAGCGTTCAGGTGCAGAGGAAGACGGCCTGTCAGGGCCGAGACAAGCCGCCCATCGTGGTGTACCCCTGGATGAAGAAAGTGCACATCGCTCATG TAAACCCGAACCACACGGGACCGGAACCGAAGCGGCTGCGCACGGCCTACACGCGCCAGCAGGtcctggagctggagaaggagttcCACTTCAGCCGCTACCTGACGCGCCGCCGCCGGGTCGAGGTGGCCCACACCCTGGTTCTGTCCGAGCGCCAGGTCAAGGTCTGGTTCCAGAACCGGCGCATGCGCTGGAAGAAGGACAACAAGCTGCCCAACACCAAGGGACGGAGCAAAAACAAGAGGGCGacggacaacaacaacaacaacatcaacaacagcaacagcagcagcagcagcgaccaCAGCGACAGCGGCAGCACCGTGAAGGCGGTGATCACCGTGTGA
- the mtx2 gene encoding metaxin-2 encodes MSLAAEAFVSQMAAAEPWPESATLYQPLKEDQILLSDCASSLAVQAYLRMCGLPVQVVCRANAEYMSPSGKIPFIHVGNQVVSELGPIVQFTKAKGHSLSDGLDDVQRAEMKAYMELVNNMLLTAELFIQWCDDATAAEISRPRYSSPYSWPLSNVLAYHKQWEVKRKMNAIGWGGKTLAQVYEDVSQCCQALSQRLGTQPFFFNKQPTELDALVFGHLFTILTTRLTSTELAERIKSYGNLLSFCRRIEQSYFEDKDKSS; translated from the exons ATGTCTCTGGCGGCGGAAGCCTTCGTGTCGCAGATGGCAG CTGCTGAGCCGTGGCCTGAGAGTGCGACCTTGTACCAGCCGCTGAAGG AGGATCAGATTCTGCTGTCGGACTGCGCCTCGTCTCTCGCTGTGCAG gccTACCTCCGGATGTGTGGTTTACCTGTGCAGGTGGTTTGCAGAGCTAACGCTGAATACATGTCGCCCTCTG gtaaGATCCCTTTTATTCACGTAGGAAACCAGGTGGTGTCAGAACTGGGGCCAATAGTACAATTCACCAAAGCAAAG GGTCATTCTCTGAGCGACGGTCTGGATGATGTTCAAAGAGCTGAAATGAAAGCGTACATGGAGCTGGTCAACAACATGCTGCTTACTgctgag CTGTTCATCCAGTGGTGTGATGATGCCACAGCAGCTGAG atTTCTCGTCCTCGATACAGCAGTCCGTACTCGTGGCCTCTGAGTAACGTCCTGGCCTATCACAAGCAgtgggaggtgaagaggaagatgaacgCCATCGGCTGGGGAGGGAAAACGCTGGCGCAG GTTTATGAAGATGTCAGTCAGTGCTGCCAGGCGCTTTCTCAGAGGCTGGGAACACAACCGTTCTTCTTTAATAAACA gccCACGGAGCTGGACGCCTTGGTGTTCGGTCACCTGTTCACGATACTGACGACCCGACTGACCAGCACCGAGCTGGCCGAGCGGATCAAGAGCTACGGAAACCTGCTGTCGTTCTGCAGACGCATCGAACAAAGCTACTTCGAAGACAAAGACAAGAGCTCCTGA